tctttttgatccTATTCTTTCTAAGGTCTTACCTCTGTAAAGTTCAAATATTTGTGAACACGACGAGGTTGTGTGAGAAAGGATCATTTTCCTGTAATTTGTTATTTGAATGTGCTTTCTTATGGGAAGGCAAATATAATGTGCCACTCTCACAAGGCAGCAATTTGCCTGTGTAAATAGCTCCTCGCCTGCTTCATTTGTTGTCATGATTCAATGTCTGAGATGTAAGATATTTTTGCTTGATTTGCTTATTGATTTGTTCTATCCATCCGGTTGATGGTTGACGTATTTTGTACTTCTAATGGCAATAATCAGGTTGTATACATGGCTATTGTTGGATCATTTCCATTCAACTCTTTTCTCTCTGGGGTGCTTTCTTGTATTGGCACAGCAGTCCTTGCTGGTGAGCTAAGTGGTCTATTTAGATACACTCCAATTTACGAAAATGTTAATTTCAACTGATTTATTAGTATCTTTTTTGCAGTTTGTCTTCGGATCCAAGTAAACAAAGAAAACAAGGAATTCAAGGTAAGCTTTCTTGGGATATGATCTTCCATTTTACAGTTTTACCTTGAATCTCCCCTCTAATTTAGTTGTGTTAAAAGATGTGAAGTCGTAGATTAAAAGATGTGTAGCATGTCCTGCACTTCTAGTTATGCGGTCTCATAGAAGAAGAGAAATGTAAAGAGATAAAAATGAGGCAGCTGGCTTATGTTTGTTCTTTCCTTTCAAATTACTAGTGCTTACAGAGTATGTCAATGAATCTCATCACTTGATGTTTGGTCCACCATTGCAGGATTTGCCTCCGGAACGTGCTTTTGCAGATTTTGTTCTCTGCAATTTAGTGCTCCATTTGGTGATCATGAACTTTCTTGGCTAGATTGAGGCACCAAATCTCGAAAATATGTTGCTTTTACAAATCTTGGTGATTTATATGTAAGAATAATATAGACAATCGTAAGGATTTTGTTAGGCCTTCAGAAATATTAAGTTTCTCATGCATGAAACTATAACATTCATGAATCTTATAAGAGTATCAGTAAGTAGACAAAACTTTGACCCTTCCGAGTTCTATAGCCAAAAAGAGCAGAACTTTTTCGGTATCAAATTATTTTGCttttttctttccaagtgtaccGAAAAGGTGACACCAGTAGCCTGAATGTGTCTAACACTTGATCGTGAGCTGTGTGCATATCCTAGGGCAGATTCCTCACAAATACTCTCTAGAGAGGaactctatgactcatttctttattattatttttggtatcACTATAAGTGTGATTAATTCAAATTGGCCCCTCGATGATGTTGGTGCGATGGCAACAACAGTGGGTAGATAAGTGTTCAAATTTTAACAGCGACCAAAGCTTTGATGGTCAAATTACTCTATACGTCTCTTTTGCTGATTCATCTGAGGAATTTCATTACTTCCGGCAAAAGAAAATTGACCATTGACTTTGTCTTTCTAGGACTTGTGAGGGCCTTATTGAATTGATTTGTTGACTGTCGAGAAATCCCATTGACCATAGTTTTTAGTCATTTAATTGGCCAAGTCTATATAGGTTTCTTGCATTATTCATAGTTTCTAATAATTGAATTAGCCAAGTCTAAATAGGTTTCTTGCATTAGTGATTCATAGTTTTTAATAATTTAGTTGGCCAAGTCTATATCTAGTAATCACTGAGGTCCTTTTATAGTCTGTTAGTCTCCATTAATCATGCACAGATTTTTCTACTTCAACAGTTCAGAAATTTCTTGACGACTTCTACTGCAGAGGCTTTCTTTGTAAAAAAGAGCTTCCACGACTTTGCCACTTATTAGGTATGCAATGAGCCTTCCTGCATTTCCTCTTTAGGTTGTCAATTGTTATTATCGTCGtgttagaaaataatttttaattttttcatgtttggttggtcaaatattttgatttttttagaaaaacaagttccttgaaaatgaagaaaatgactttCCTATCGAAAATAGGGGAAACAAGTTCCATAAGTGGGCTTCACGTTCATTGTCTCTTCATCCCCAAACCCCCATTCCTTGACCATTCCCACCCCACCCCTAAACACTGACTTGCCAACCTCATCCCAGCCAATAGTGTTTCCTAGACCataagaataatatattttgcttACATATTAAACACTAAAAAGTAAGTAAGAAACTCACTATTTtcatggaaaacattttcctctCTACCAAACACATCTGTGTGTCCGCTGCTGAAGAACTCTCTTACATTTCCTGGTATTTTAGTTTTTCAACTTCTACAATTCCCCAACTTGGTGAGTTAATTAATTCCATAGAAACTCATCCATTAAATCATTCTTACAACAAAGTCATATAagttttatcaaaaaatattcaGTTGATAAATTAGTTTTTTGCACGTGTAAACCAATACATGCctcccacccccacccccaccctcACCCCCCTcccaaacaaaagaaaattatagGCGTAACCATTTGAGTATTGACAGGTTAGCTCCACTTTCGACAAAAAGAAATTAGTAGTACTTTTACCAACAATAAACAAACAACACAAAACAcacacacaatttttttttagcaGAATCAGAAAGCAAAATATCATGCTTGTGGTTATGAGACAATTGTTCGGTGAAAAGATAAAGAACAAGTGCTTAAGAGTTTGGGATTAGCGATATAAACCAAGCAAATTTTCAGAGACTTTCCTAAGATACAAATTAACATAATAATCTGATTTTGTCTCGACTTTCAGACATACTAATCTTGTGGggatctttttttttccttgttgaTTTGATCGCATTAATTTAGTTTTGGATAATCATTGCAACAAAGATAAGTTACTTAGATTTAACTAATctttaatttaatgtatgctTACTtattaaatacttaaaatagTACAGGTTTAGAGTCATTTGTCCTATGAGTCCCATGGTTTGCatagttttttaaaattgaCTTAATCACTTTTTTTCCATTAATAATGAAGTATTAATTGAACATTCCCACTGGAAGTGTGTTTGTTTCTATATTCGAATTCTTTTACCTTGTCTTAGTATAACCTTTTCTGTTTGTGCTttgatttaaattaatttttttttaaaaaatcgtatcaaattaaataaattaatttttttcacaatttaTCACTAATCCCAAGACTGCAACCAAACACAAAATAATActatagtatattttatttcaacATTATTTTTTCTGTATCTCTTATACCAAACAACAGTATACGTGGACATCAAAATTAAATGCAGAGCAACCGCTACTTTTCTGGGACAATAAATATAAAGCTTTTGTTTTTGCTAAATAAGGGTAAAATTGCACATGCGGACTAAACAAAAATTAATGCAAAAGGATTGTTCGTCTTTTCAAATCTTCAAAGGCTTGCTCTCTTCTGTATGTCCCActtcatatattatatattattgtgttgcagtatttttttttaatatttcattTATAATTATGAGATATAGCTACAAGAATAGTTTAATGTAAGAAAGAATGTTTATATTTCATTTGCCCCCAAACTAACTCATGTGCGTggaagaaattaatttaaatggATTCTCATCCTTCAGAATTTTTCTTCTTACGCTGAGTTCGGCAGGCacggagaaaaatattttcttaaaaaataaataatttttttaatattcaataagaaagtaaaaataaaaaaatagtattttaagaatatttatatataatctagaAAAATACTATATGGATAAAATGAGATGGGCAGAACAGTTCGGAGTTGGGATGGTCAAGTGGTGAAGTTTGGATGGATGAGGATAAGATAATGAACTTCAAAAGTCACTTAGAGCTTGTTTAGAAAGCCATAATGGAATTGAGATTTGATATAATTATACTCTTTTGACATATT
The genomic region above belongs to Solanum dulcamara chromosome 5, daSolDulc1.2, whole genome shotgun sequence and contains:
- the LOC129889637 gene encoding dolichyl-diphosphooligosaccharide--protein glycosyltransferase subunit DAD1 codes for the protein MAKSSATKDAQALFHSLRSAYAATPTNLKIIDLYVIFAISTALIQVVYMAIVGSFPFNSFLSGVLSCIGTAVLAVCLRIQVNKENKEFKDLPPERAFADFVLCNLVLHLVIMNFLG